In one window of Nerophis ophidion isolate RoL-2023_Sa linkage group LG05, RoL_Noph_v1.0, whole genome shotgun sequence DNA:
- the LOC133553497 gene encoding transmembrane protein 182-like, protein MRVGAAALAGGIFGSLGTMCFFLAFGTDYWLVASDNCGPYTWPTMMENNSNWTEFVEAVDVSPASLTLHHEGFFWRCVFQVEPAADAVLATLFTNQPESKVCVHGYLFPLPITLGPVPHPIYDATAVFRGFWTVFIILALVSALAGSFLLVCGVPFISHKLYKLGGALFIIAACSFLFVLLLFVLWMEVVDVKRYILQERGETCSDGQVSVLYGLSFMVAAAGVPLELVSGLVFMLVGRALLANK, encoded by the exons ATGAGGGTGGGAGCTGCAGCCTTGGCCGGGGGGATATTCGGGTCACTGGGGACCATGTGTTTCTTCCTGGCCTTTGGGACAGACTACTGGTTGGTGGCCAGTGACAATTGTGGACCTTACACATGGCCCACAATGATGGAAAACAATTCCAATTGGACTGAG TTTGTCGAAGCAGTCGACGTGTCTCCTGCTTCCCTCACCCTCCACCATGAAGGCTTTTTCTGGCGCTGCGTGTTCCAGGTAGAGCCTGCTGCAGATGCAGTGCTGGCAACTCTCTTCA CCAACCAACCAGAATCCAAGGTGTGTGTCCATGGCTACCTCTTCCCACTACCAATTACACTTGGCCCAGTACCTCATCCCATATATGACGCGACAGCAG TTTTCAGAGGTTTCTGGACAGTCTTCATAATCCTGGCATTGGTCTCAGCTCTGGCTGGGAGCTTCCTCCTGGTCTGCGGGGTCCCTTTTATCAGCCATAAACTCTACAAGCTCGGAGGAGCCCTTTTCATCATTGCTG CGTGCTCGTTCCTCTTCGTTTTGCTGCTCTTCGTGCTGTGGATGGAGGTGGTGGACGTGAAACGTTACATCCTCCAGGAGAGAGGCGAGACATGTTCTGATGGCCAGGTTTCAGTACTCTATGGCCTGTCGTTTATGGTGGCTGCAGCCGGCGTCCCCCTGGAGCTCGTGTCTGGGCTGGTCTTCATGCTTGTGGGCCGAGCGCTGCTTGCCAACAAGTGA